The proteins below come from a single Aegilops tauschii subsp. strangulata cultivar AL8/78 chromosome 6, Aet v6.0, whole genome shotgun sequence genomic window:
- the LOC109772071 gene encoding UDP-glycosyltransferase 88B1, giving the protein MEKKTVVLYPGLSVSHFVPMMRLAGPLLDHGYAVSVALIDTGVKQVIAFNTVVGRVAASMPSVRFHTLPAVEDPPKLAQDGQFVLTYLHLVSRYNERLHDFLCSMRVHAVVVDSLSNAALAVVKRLGIPGYTLFTSSAATFVAFAQLPTVLAESGASFKELGDTPLELFGLPPMPASHLSGDVLEDPESDTYKAMMALLCRIPEADGTLVNTFESLEARAVAALRDPRCVPGRALPPVYCIGPFVGSIADAEAKERHDCLAWLDSQPDGSVVFLCFGSIGTGNHSAEQLREIAVGLDKSGHRFLWVVRAPASNDPEKPHDPSADPDLNALMPDGFMERTNGRGLVVKLWAPQVDVLRHRATGAFVTHCGWNSVLEGVTAGVPMLCWPLYSEQKMNKVHMVGDMGIAAEMVGWQQGLVKAGEVEAKVRLVMESEEGRELRARAAAYREAAAVACNDGGSSRLAFAQFLADVASRQDRACSE; this is encoded by the coding sequence atgGAGAAGAAGACGGTCGTTCTGTACCCGGGCCTCTCCGTGAGCCACTTCGTCCCGATGATGCGGCTCGCGGGGCCCCTCCTCGACCACGGCTACGCCGTCTCCGTCGCGCTCATCGATACCGGCGTCAAGCAGGTCATCGCCTTCAACACCGTCGTCGGCCGCGTCGCCGCCTCCATGCCGTCCGTCCGCTTCCACACTCTCCCGGCCGTGGAGGACCCGCCCAAGCTGGCCCAGGACGGGCAGTTCGTGCTCACGTACCTCCACCTCGTGAGCCGCTACAACGAGCGCCTCCACGACTTCCTATGCTCCATGCGCGTCCATGCCGTGGTCGTCGACTCCCTGTCCAATGCGGCGCTCGCCGTCGTCAAGAGGCTCGGGATCCCCGGGTACACCTTGTTCACTTCCAGCGCCGCCACCTTCGTCGCCTTCGCCCAGCTCCCTACGGTCCTCGCAGAGAGCGGTGCGAGCTTCAAGGAGCTAGGAGACACCCCTCTCGAGCTCTTCGGCCTTCCGCCCATGCCGGCTTCGCACCTGTCGGGCGATGTGCTCGAGGACCCGGAGAGCGACACATACAAGGCGATGATGGCCTTGCTGTGCCGGATCCCAGAGGCCGACGGCACGCTGGTGAATACGTTCGAGTCGCTGGAGGCTCGTGCGGTGGCTGCTCTCAGGGACCCTCGGTGTGTCCCCGGCCGGGCATTGCCTCCGGTGTACTGCATCGGTCCATTTGTCGGCAGCATCGCCGACGCCGAGGCAAAAGAGCGGCACGATTGCCTCGCCTGGCTAGACAGCCAACCGGACGGCAGCGTCGTGTTCCTCTGCTTCGGGAGCATAGGCACTGGAAACCACTCCGCGGAGCAGCTCAGGGAGATCGCCGTCGGCCTCGACAAGtccggccaccgcttcttgtgggTTGTGCGAGCCCCCGCCAGCAACGACCCGGAGAAGCCACACGACCCCAGTGCCGACCCGGACCTCAACGCGCTCATGCCGGACGGGTTCATGGAGCGAACCAACGGCCGTGGCCTCGTGGTCAAGCTGTGGGCGCCACAGGTGGACGTCCTCCGCCACAGGGCCACGGGGGCGTTCGTGACGCACTGCGGGTGGAATTCGGTGCTGGAGGGCGTCACGGCAGGCGTGCCAATGCTGTGCTGGCCACTGTACTCGGAGCAGAAGATGAACAAGGTGCACATGGTGGGGGACATGGGGATCGCCGCGGAGATGGTCGGGTGGCAGCAGGGGCTGGTCAAGGCCGGCGAGGTGGAGGCCAAGGTAAGGCTTGTGATGGAGTCCGAGGAGGGTAGGGAGCTCAGGGCGCGAGCGGCGGCGTACAGGGAAGCCGCGGCTGTGGCTTGCAACGACGGCGGGTCGTCGCGCTTGGCGTTTGCCCAGTTCCTGGCGGACGTGGCCAGCCGGCAGGATCGAGCTTGCAGCGAGTAA